From Nicotiana tabacum cultivar K326 chromosome 22, ASM71507v2, whole genome shotgun sequence, one genomic window encodes:
- the LOC142176196 gene encoding uncharacterized protein LOC142176196, with translation MEQYTPRLKYEKVLWEFPPRGWIKVNMDGACRGNPGKSSIGFYIRDEVGDLIYAEGREISEGTNNESEAVAIVEALKMCKNLNYFHIWMQTDSLLLKNILEESWKPPWYITDHVEEILRLKEQSIFKVTHIFREGNTLADHLANYALDEGNIECHGFWDMDSKGRRIINEDKMQCPYIRVKVARN, from the coding sequence ATGGAGCAATACACACCTCGATTGAAGTATGAAAAGGTGTTATGGGAATTTCCTCCAAGAGGGTGGATCAAAGTAAATATGGATGGAGCATGTAGAGGGAACCCAGGGAAGAGTTCAATTGGTTTCTACATAAGGGATGAGGTAGGTGATTTGATATACGCAGAAGGAAGGGAGATTTCTGAAGGAACCAATAATGAATCAGAAGCAGTAGCTATTGTGGAGGCATTGAAGATGTGCAAAAATCTTAATTATTTTCATATATGGATGCAGACAGATTCCCTACTACTAAAGAACATTTTAGAGGAATCATGGAAGCCTCCTTGGTATATTACTGATCATGTAGAGGAGATTTTAAGATTGAAGGAACAAAGTATCTTCAAGGTCACACACATATTCAGAGAAGGGAAtacactagcagatcaccttgctaatTATGCTCTAGATGAAGGAAATATTGAATGTCATGGTTTCTGGGATATGGACTCAAAAGGAAGGAGGATTATTAATGAAGATAAGATGCAATGTCCCTACATAAGAGTGAAGGTTGCAAGGAATTAG